TATAGGTCATCTCGACAGCCCCGTATACCTTGGCGGCGTCGCGGTGGGGGCTACCGCCACCAGTTTCCTGTTTATGCTGCTGCTCTTTTTACGCATGAGCACCACCGGGCTAACTGCGCAGGCGTTCGGCGCGCGCGATCCGGTAGCGCTGGCCCGCGCCCTGGTGCAGCCTATGGCGCTGGCGCTGATTGCCGGTGTGCTGATCATCGCCCTGCGCGAGCCGCTGATTCATCTGGCGCTGCATGTTACCGGCGGCAGCGACGCGGTGCTGACGCAGGCCCGGCGGTTTCTGGAGATCCGCTGGCTCAGCGCGCCCGCGGCGCTCGCTAATCTGGTGCTGCTTGGCTGGCTGTTAGGCGTGCAGTACGCCCGCGCGCCGGTGATCCTGCTGGTGGTCGGCAATCTGCTTAATATCGTGCTCGATCTCTGGTTCGTCATGGGGCTTGGCCTTAACGTCCAGGGCGCGGCGCTGGCGACAGCGATAGCGGAATACGCGACGCTTGGCATCGGTCTCATGATGGCAGCCCGCGTGCTGCGCCTGCGCGGTATTACCCTTTCGATGCTGAAAATGGCGTGGCGCGGCGGCGTTGGCAGGCTGCTTGCGCTTAACCGCGACATCATGCTGCGTTCGCTGCTGTTGCAGCTCTGCTTCGGTTCCATCACGGTGTTTGGCGCACGGCTCGGCAGCGATATCGTCGCGGTGAACGCCATTCTGATGACCCTTCTGACCTTCACCGCCTATGCGCTTGATGGCTTCGCCTATGCCGTAGAAGCCCATGCCGGGCAGGCCTTCGGCGCGCAGGATAAATCGCAGCTTAACAGCGTCTGGCGCGCGGCATGCCGACAAGCAGGGATGGTGGCGCTGGCATTCGCGCTGCTGTATGCAGTGGCGGGGCAGTACATTGTGTCGCTATTGACCTCATTACCTTCGCTCCAGGCGCTGGCGCAGCCCTATCTCTTCTGGCAGGCGATCCTGCCGGTCGTCGGCGTCTGGTGTTATCTGCTGGACGGTATGTTTATCGGCGCGACGCGCGGGGCGGAGATGCGCAACAGCATGGCCGTCGCGGCGCTCGGTTTTGGCCTGACGCTGCTCACACTGCCAGCGCTTGGCAACCATGGCCTGTGGCTGGCGCTCACCTTTTTCCTGGCGCTGCGTGGGTTGTCGCTCGGCTATTTATGGCGCCGGGGGCGTCTTTTGCACTGAGTTTCCCTGACGTATCACATCGCCCATAAAAGAAAATTTGTCGGCGTCAGCGCTTCGTTATGGTTAAAGATTCTGAATATCCCACCGGGGTTAAAATTGACGTCTAAAATAAGTAGTACGTTCAGCAAATGATGAAGATGACTCGGGCTGAACCCCCACAGGAAAACCTGTGAGACTGATTCACTACCGAATGTTAAGGAGACGTCTATGAACAGAGATGAAGCTGGCGGTAACTGGAAACAGTTTAAAGGTAAAGTGAAAGAGCAATGGGGTAAATTAACCGACGATGATATGACCATCATCGAAGGGAAACGTGACCAGCTGGTAGGTAAAATCCAGGAACGTTACGGTTACGCGAAAGACGAAGCCGACAAGGAAGTGACTGACTGGGAAAGCCGCCACGATTACCGCTGGTAATCGGGCCACCACCTCAAACGGTATTTTCCCTCTGAGGCTGCCCTGCCCACCGGTACAAGGATGTACCACCCAACCTGATTTAACGTCCTTTCTTTTTCACCGTAATGCTGTGGTCGTGACCACATTGCCCCTGATGGCGACACGCCTCAATTTCTGCACACGCCGCACACAGCCCATGCGCTTCAATGACGTTATGACGCAGCGCAAAGCCCATTCTGGCCGCCAGCGCATGCATGATATCTTCCACGCCTTCCGCTGCCTCTTCTTTGACCACGCCGCATCTGTCGCAAATGAACATGGCTGAAGTATGCGCCGGGTTATCAAACAGATGACACAACACATAGCTGTTGGTGGACTCCACCTTATGAACAAACCCCTGCTCTAGCAGAAAATCGAGCGCGCGGTAAACGGTGGGCGGTTTCGCCTGCGGTTCGCTTTCGCGTAATAAATCAAGCAGATCGTAAGCGCTGATAGCCCCCGGCTGGATGGTCATCAGGCGCAGCACTTCGAGGCGCTGCGGAGTCAGGCGCACATTACGTTGCTGGCAGAGCTTTTCAGCCTGCGCCAGAACTTCCTGCGAAATCGTCGTATCCATCGGCATCCTCTATGAATCGTGTTTATGTCATCACTTTATCATGAACTGGCTGAAACACCGACATCCCGCCTGTGTTATACCTTTCAGGGAACATTAACCGGAGGTTTATATGCATACGCGGCCTGAATGTATTTGTCACTGGCAGGAAGTCGAAGGCAACGATGACGCCTGTTACCCGGACAGCGACGAACTGATGTCCATCGGCGCGCCGCTGGCGAAGCGTACCGGGCTTACGCGGCTCGGCATTCATCATGAGCGCCTGCCGCCGGGGCGTCGTACGTCTTACCCGCATGCCGAAAGCAGCGAAGAAGAGTTTGTCTATGTGCTCGAAGGCTTTCCGGATGTCTGGCTAAACGGTGAGCTATGGCCGTTAAAACCGGGCGACAGCGTGGGGTTCCCGGCAGGCACCGGGCTTTGCCACACGTTCATTAATAATACCGACAGCGAAGTCCGGCTGCTGGTAGTAGGCGAGGCGAACAAACCGGAAAACCGGGTTTACTATCCGCTTAACGGCCCTTACGCCGCCACGCGCCCGGATCGCTGGATAGACCATCCGCCACAATTTTTTGGTCCACACGACGGCTTACCTACACGAATTAAGAACCCTAATCTATAAATAATGAGGGCGATCACGAAACGAGCCCGGAAATGCCGTTGAGCTTTTAGCCTCAACCTCTGGCGTAGTGCGTTCTTCACAACAGAAATCGTCTCTGTCATGAACTGACAGAGGATGTCATTCATGTTGCTAATAAGCAGGGTAAACAGTGAAAAATATAATCAAACCTTCAGTGGCAGCCGTCGCCCTTTCTCTGGTGATGGCCAATCAGGCGAGTGCGGCAAATACCTGGGCGCAGGCGCGTAACGATGCGATGGGCGGCACCGGCGTGGCGTCAGCCGATTACGGCAGCGGCGCGTTAATTAACCCGGCGCTGCTGGCACGTTCACAGCCAGAAGATGACATTACGGTGATTT
The genomic region above belongs to Cronobacter malonaticus LMG 23826 and contains:
- the dinF gene encoding MATE family efflux transporter DinF produces the protein MPFLTSTDKALWRLALPMIFSNITVPLLGLVDTAVIGHLDSPVYLGGVAVGATATSFLFMLLLFLRMSTTGLTAQAFGARDPVALARALVQPMALALIAGVLIIALREPLIHLALHVTGGSDAVLTQARRFLEIRWLSAPAALANLVLLGWLLGVQYARAPVILLVVGNLLNIVLDLWFVMGLGLNVQGAALATAIAEYATLGIGLMMAARVLRLRGITLSMLKMAWRGGVGRLLALNRDIMLRSLLLQLCFGSITVFGARLGSDIVAVNAILMTLLTFTAYALDGFAYAVEAHAGQAFGAQDKSQLNSVWRAACRQAGMVALAFALLYAVAGQYIVSLLTSLPSLQALAQPYLFWQAILPVVGVWCYLLDGMFIGATRGAEMRNSMAVAALGFGLTLLTLPALGNHGLWLALTFFLALRGLSLGYLWRRGRLLH
- a CDS encoding CsbD family protein; this encodes MNRDEAGGNWKQFKGKVKEQWGKLTDDDMTIIEGKRDQLVGKIQERYGYAKDEADKEVTDWESRHDYRW
- the zur gene encoding zinc uptake transcriptional repressor Zur → MDTTISQEVLAQAEKLCQQRNVRLTPQRLEVLRLMTIQPGAISAYDLLDLLRESEPQAKPPTVYRALDFLLEQGFVHKVESTNSYVLCHLFDNPAHTSAMFICDRCGVVKEEAAEGVEDIMHALAARMGFALRHNVIEAHGLCAACAEIEACRHQGQCGHDHSITVKKKGR
- a CDS encoding cupin domain-containing protein — translated: MHTRPECICHWQEVEGNDDACYPDSDELMSIGAPLAKRTGLTRLGIHHERLPPGRRTSYPHAESSEEEFVYVLEGFPDVWLNGELWPLKPGDSVGFPAGTGLCHTFINNTDSEVRLLVVGEANKPENRVYYPLNGPYAATRPDRWIDHPPQFFGPHDGLPTRIKNPNL